A window of Mycobacterium bourgelatii genomic DNA:
AAGCCACGAGTACGCCGCCGCAGACATACCGACGTGGCCCGCAGCCCGGCGTCATCAGCGCCGCATGGACGTCGGCGACATCGCGAACGTCGATCATCTGCATACCGCCGCGCAGGCGGGGTGCGACACCGAACCGCACGAGGGGCGCCCAGCCGCGTTCGGTGACACCGGGCGCCGAATGGAATGCGGGTCCGACGACGCTGGATGGATACGTGATGACGACGGGCGCCCCCTCGTCTTGCAACCGTCGCGCGACCCGGTCGGCATACCCCTTGGTCTGCGCGTAGTCGCTGCGGCCGTCCGCCGTCGGCGTATCGGGTCCTATGACGTCGTTCGGCGGCGGGAAGAGGGCGCTGTAACTGCTCACCATGACCACCGGATCGAGACCCGCACCTACCGCGTGGGTGAGCAGGGTTTCGGTGGCGTAAGCGTTGATTTCCCACATCAGGGCGCTGCGGCGACTATCGGTACCGACGACTCCGGCCGCGTGCAGCACCGCGTCACAGCCGTCGAGCAGCGCCTCGATGGTCTGGCACTTTCGCACGTCCCCGGTGTGGAACTCGATGCCACCCGCCGCGGCGAACCGGTCGAGAACCGGCGCGCCTTCGGCGTCCGGCCCGACCAGCAGACGTATCTCGTGCCCCTGAGCCTGTAGCGCGCGCACGCAGTGAGCTCCCACGTATCCGGTTCCACCGGTGACGGCTATCAGCATGGTGTGCATATTACGGTGCCAATGGCACCGAAATCTATACCGGGTTGGCCGCGGATTGGCTAGGGCCGGCTGCTGTGCTCGTTTCCGTCGCTGGCTAACGCGTCGGTTCGCCAGCCGGCGTCGCGGGTGCGCTTGAGCAGCGACCTGGCCCCGAGGAAGGCGACCACCGCGACGGTCGTGACGTTCAGCCAGACCGCCAATGCTACGAACACTGCCACTCGTGCTGCCGGCGTGGCCGGTGGTCCCGCGTAGGAACCGTCCTCGTTCACCAAGATCTCGATCGAGTCGCCGGGCTTGGGTGACGACGGCGCCCTGACCGGGCCCGTGTGTTCCGTCCCAGCTGCGAACCACCGGGCATGAACCCTGGTGAGATCGCTACGAACGGGGTGGTCGATCACCGTGG
This region includes:
- a CDS encoding NAD-dependent epimerase/dehydratase family protein, giving the protein MLIAVTGGTGYVGAHCVRALQAQGHEIRLLVGPDAEGAPVLDRFAAAGGIEFHTGDVRKCQTIEALLDGCDAVLHAAGVVGTDSRRSALMWEINAYATETLLTHAVGAGLDPVVMVSSYSALFPPPNDVIGPDTPTADGRSDYAQTKGYADRVARRLQDEGAPVVITYPSSVVGPAFHSAPGVTERGWAPLVRFGVAPRLRGGMQMIDVRDVADVHAALMTPGCGPRRYVCGGVLVAFDEMIDALEHGTGRRFVRIPLHPAVFRGASRIAEALSSIVPMGDGLSYEAALLLTAATPTDDSRTLRDLGIQWRSPTDAIIASFPGHRVREEPSDTGV
- a CDS encoding Rv1733c family protein, whose protein sequence is METFVLRAPRWFTVLFSRNPLIRVADRLEALALVLAVAVSLLTVPVAGAVGTAVYDSRSRTHAEQAQGRSSVVATVIDHPVRSDLTRVHARWFAAGTEHTGPVRAPSSPKPGDSIEILVNEDGSYAGPPATPAARVAVFVALAVWLNVTTVAVVAFLGARSLLKRTRDAGWRTDALASDGNEHSSRP